A window of the Citrus sinensis cultivar Valencia sweet orange chromosome 9, DVS_A1.0, whole genome shotgun sequence genome harbors these coding sequences:
- the LOC127899845 gene encoding receptor-like protein 15, with amino-acid sequence MACKQREELEMLKDKLSSELEMKDLSPATRILGMHMIRDRDSRTLFLSQTEYVEKVLNRFKMKDSKPISTPLGAHFKLSKQQEPKDDAEVEFMKKIPYSSAVGYYKSLRKLYVLVLDGVTIRDGSKFLKAVGSFPSLKTISLKFSNFTGTVNGQGEVPIQSCWLKEPQLIDLSNNNLFGEIPSCLDNTSLHNNGYNDGSSTSTLNRDVRGTYSVGSSTMDKVESLMFTTKETSYSYKGKPLNKMYGIDLSCNKLVGEIPPQIGKLTRVRALNLSHNNLTGVIPVTFSNLN; translated from the exons ATGGCATGCAAACAAAGAGAAGAACTAGAGATGCTTAAGGATAAGTTGAGCTCTGAACTCGAAATGAAGGATTTAAGTCCAGCAACTAGAATACTTGGAATGCATATGATTAGAGATAGGGATTCAAGAACATTATTCCTATCCCAGACAGAATATGTGGAGAAAGTACTCAACAGGTTTAAAATGAAGGACTCTAAGCCAATCTCTACTCCATTGGGTGCTCACTTCAAACTCTCTAAACAACAAGAGCCAAAAGATGATGCTGAGGTTGAGTTCATGAAGAAAATACCTTATTCAAGTGCAGTAGGAT ATTACAAAAGTTTGAGGAAGTTGTATGTACTTGTTCTAGATGGTGTCACAATTAGAGATGGAAGCAAGTTTTTAAAGGCAGTGGGATCATTCCCATCCCTCAAGACTATTTCCCTTAAGTTTAGTAATTTCACAGGAACTGTGAATGGTCAAG GTGAAGTGCCAATTCAATCGTGCTGGTTGAAGGAGCCGCAGTTGATAGATCTTTCTAATAACAATCTTTTTGGTGAAATTCCTAGTTGCTTAGATAACACTTCGCTTCATAATAATGGCTATAACGATGGTTCATCAACTTCAACTTTAAATCGTGATGTTAGAGGTACTTATTCGGTTGGGTCTTCAACAATGGATAAGGTGGAAAGTCTAATGTTCACAACCAAGGAGACATCTTACTCATACAAGGGAAAACCTCTTAACAAAATGTATGGGATTGATCTTTCTTGCAATAAATTGGTAGGTGAGATTCCTCCACAAATTGGTAAATTGACCAGAGTTCGTGCACTAAACTTGTCCCATAACAATTTGACGGGAGTAATCCCAGTGACTTTTTCAAACTTGAATTAA